In uncultured Cohaesibacter sp., a genomic segment contains:
- a CDS encoding invasion associated locus B family protein, which produces MLKFDRASKHIKPIAAATMALAAVAFLTPVQHVQAQENANANAQHWLKFCSEDAKSKKQLCAITQELKAETGQFLASISLRELEDAKRKALVIAITPGMLLRHGLTIQIDKGKQIKGTFSICFPNACFSDVAVDATFVDQMKKGATISVTALNQQAQPVRFDLTLSGFTSSYDGEPIDLKKTAEEQQKLQELLRKRAEEQRQKLIEQKQKSEQPAPAN; this is translated from the coding sequence ATGCTCAAGTTTGACAGGGCTTCGAAACACATCAAGCCAATTGCGGCCGCTACGATGGCCCTTGCAGCGGTTGCATTCCTCACGCCTGTGCAGCATGTGCAGGCACAAGAGAACGCCAATGCCAACGCTCAACACTGGCTGAAATTCTGCAGCGAAGATGCAAAGAGCAAAAAGCAGCTCTGCGCCATCACGCAGGAATTGAAGGCCGAAACAGGCCAGTTCCTTGCCTCCATCTCGCTGCGTGAGCTTGAAGATGCAAAACGCAAGGCTCTTGTAATTGCGATTACACCGGGCATGCTGCTGCGCCATGGACTGACCATCCAGATCGACAAGGGCAAACAGATCAAGGGTACATTCTCGATCTGCTTCCCGAATGCCTGTTTCTCCGACGTTGCTGTTGATGCGACCTTCGTGGACCAGATGAAAAAGGGTGCGACCATTTCGGTCACCGCACTCAATCAGCAGGCGCAGCCCGTGCGCTTTGACCTGACGCTTTCCGGCTTCACCTCAAGCTATGACGGCGAACCGATCGATCTGAAAAAGACCGCTGAAGAACAGCAGAAACTTCAGGAACTGCTGCGCAAACGCGCAGAAGAGCAGCGCCAGAAGCTGATTGAACAGAAACAGAAATCCGAGCAGCCGGCTCCTGCCAACTAG
- the hspQ gene encoding heat shock protein HspQ, which translates to MKIAKFQIGQVVRHRVYSFRGVVFDVDPEFDNSEEWYDSIPEDVRPRRDQPFYHIFAENDETEYVAYVSEQNLLKDSSGEPIRHPQVRQLFKGMKEGVYQPEDDLVN; encoded by the coding sequence ATGAAAATAGCAAAATTTCAGATCGGTCAGGTCGTGCGCCATCGGGTTTATTCTTTCCGTGGTGTCGTGTTCGACGTCGACCCTGAGTTTGACAATTCTGAAGAATGGTATGATTCCATTCCCGAAGATGTGCGCCCGCGCCGTGATCAGCCCTTCTATCATATCTTTGCCGAGAATGATGAAACCGAGTATGTGGCCTATGTTTCCGAGCAGAATTTGCTTAAGGACAGTTCAGGCGAGCCCATTCGGCATCCGCAGGTGCGGCAATTGTTCAAGGGCATGAAAGAAGGTGTCTATCAGCCAGAGGACGATCTGGTAAACTGA
- a CDS encoding CoA ester lyase has product MKTPSAFYKPLAIGAPTPYRELPVRVERMIHFVPPHIEKMRAKIPDLIQTVDVILGNLEDAIPADMKEAARAGFIQLAKDNDFGSTGLWTRVNCLNSPWFLDDVVEIVSQVGNKLDVIMLPKVEGPWDIHYLDQLLAQLEAKNGVEKPILIHAILETAEGVANVEAICGASPRMHGISLGPADLAASRGMKTTRVGGGHPGYRVLADMEEGKERAFYQQDLWHYTMAKMVDACMTYGLKAFYGPFGDFSDPDACEAQFRNSFLLGCMGTWSLHPSQIAIAKRVFSPDVAEVKMAMRILEAMPDGTGAVMIDGKMQDDATWKQAKVIVDLAKQVAEKDPQMGALYGLAG; this is encoded by the coding sequence ATGAAAACGCCAAGTGCATTTTACAAGCCATTGGCCATTGGCGCACCAACACCCTACCGTGAACTGCCGGTGCGTGTTGAACGGATGATCCATTTCGTGCCGCCGCATATCGAAAAGATGCGGGCGAAGATTCCCGATCTGATCCAGACGGTCGATGTCATTCTGGGCAATCTGGAAGATGCCATTCCTGCCGACATGAAGGAGGCCGCGCGGGCTGGGTTCATCCAACTGGCAAAGGATAATGATTTCGGTTCGACCGGTCTGTGGACCCGGGTCAACTGCCTCAATTCGCCTTGGTTTCTGGATGATGTGGTCGAGATTGTTTCGCAGGTGGGTAACAAGCTGGACGTGATCATGCTGCCCAAGGTGGAAGGGCCATGGGATATCCATTATCTCGACCAGCTTCTGGCCCAGCTTGAAGCCAAGAACGGGGTGGAAAAACCGATTCTGATCCATGCCATTCTGGAAACGGCCGAAGGTGTGGCCAATGTTGAAGCAATTTGCGGCGCTTCGCCCCGCATGCATGGCATCTCTCTTGGGCCAGCCGATCTGGCGGCCTCCCGTGGCATGAAGACCACCCGTGTTGGCGGTGGCCATCCGGGCTATCGGGTTCTGGCGGACATGGAGGAAGGCAAGGAACGGGCCTTTTATCAGCAGGATCTTTGGCACTATACCATGGCCAAGATGGTCGATGCCTGCATGACCTATGGTCTCAAGGCCTTCTATGGGCCATTTGGCGATTTTTCCGATCCGGATGCTTGTGAGGCACAGTTTCGTAACAGCTTCCTTCTGGGCTGCATGGGTACATGGTCGCTGCATCCTAGCCAGATTGCCATAGCCAAACGAGTCTTCAGCCCGGATGTTGCCGAGGTCAAAATGGCCATGCGCATTCTCGAAGCGATGCCCGATGGAACCGGGGCCGTCATGATCGATGGCAAGATGCAGGATGATGCGACATGGAAACAGGCCAAGGTGATCGTTGATCTGGCAAAACAGGTGGCCGAGAAAGATCCGCAAATGGGTGCGCTTTATGGTCTTGCCGGATAG
- a CDS encoding lauroyl acyltransferase encodes MKNVTLSHRVEYWLLMLAIFILRCLPLSLASGFMGWSWRLIAPRLKRQKRAMAHLRLAFPDKSDRELHAITLGMWDNLGRTFAEAILADQIVRRMEELVVQPENYRQVVSEIKRSGGVIVSLHSGNWELGGAISSYNGFDCAVVMQELKNPLVHDYMIRKRGQTFSGGVFVKGDRAGMRALTSVSGGKAVAIMGDLRDVKGVPVDFFGRSAPTNTFPARLARKKGAPLVALQIRRKNGIHFEVQAEIIPMPHTDDIDEDILVATRAVHARFEEWVRQVPEQWMWAHRRWG; translated from the coding sequence ATGAAAAATGTCACGCTGTCTCATCGCGTTGAATATTGGTTGCTGATGCTGGCCATCTTTATTTTGCGGTGCTTGCCGCTTTCTCTCGCCTCTGGCTTCATGGGCTGGAGCTGGCGTCTGATTGCCCCTCGCCTCAAGCGTCAGAAGCGCGCCATGGCCCATCTTCGCCTTGCCTTTCCTGACAAGAGCGACCGGGAACTTCATGCGATCACTCTTGGCATGTGGGACAATCTTGGGCGCACCTTCGCCGAGGCGATATTGGCCGACCAGATTGTCCGGCGCATGGAGGAGCTGGTTGTCCAGCCGGAAAATTACCGGCAGGTTGTCAGCGAGATCAAGCGTTCCGGCGGTGTCATCGTTTCGCTTCATTCTGGCAATTGGGAACTTGGCGGGGCGATTTCTTCCTATAACGGTTTTGACTGCGCTGTGGTGATGCAGGAGCTGAAGAATCCGCTGGTTCATGACTATATGATCCGCAAGCGCGGGCAAACCTTCTCCGGCGGCGTTTTCGTCAAGGGTGACAGGGCCGGTATGCGTGCCCTGACATCGGTGAGCGGTGGCAAGGCGGTTGCCATCATGGGCGATCTGAGAGATGTGAAAGGTGTGCCGGTGGACTTTTTCGGACGCTCCGCCCCCACCAATACCTTCCCGGCCCGGCTGGCGCGCAAGAAGGGTGCCCCCCTCGTTGCATTGCAGATCCGTCGCAAGAATGGCATTCATTTCGAGGTGCAGGCTGAGATCATTCCGATGCCGCATACGGATGACATAGATGAGGATATCCTGGTGGCGACCAGAGCCGTTCATGCCCGGTTCGAGGAGTGGGTTCGTCAGGTGCCCGAGCAATGGATGTGGGCCCATCGTCGCTGGGGCTAA
- a CDS encoding FAD-dependent monooxygenase: protein MSQIRKVDVAVVGSGPAGHVAAVQMARLGLSCVLIGPEHGGKDGRTTALLGSSVPYLEALGLWDAIARKGQALRVMRLIDDTGRLFKAPTTEFDSSEIGLEAFGYNIDNNQLVACLHEAVRELVEDERLFEDKQLARSVRLDGDHADVEMEDGSIWQARLAIAADGRNSIVRQAAGIEMRKWSYPQTALVVNLHHKNEAHRNISTEFHTKTGPFTLVPFWDGYSSSLVCVVTAEDAERLKSLCRLELALELERRAHSIYGAFDVISDPQTFPLAGMVAKQFHGPRAAFIAESAHAFPPIGAQGLNLSLRDIAALADIIREDGVKDPGSQEVLETYGRMRRSDVWSRTAGVHMLNMSLISALPFGQGARSAGLALANMVPSLRKLMMKAGLDAPGKIGWTSRVMNKKEREAQG from the coding sequence ATGTCGCAAATACGAAAAGTGGATGTTGCAGTGGTTGGCAGTGGCCCTGCAGGGCATGTTGCGGCGGTGCAGATGGCCCGGCTGGGGCTTTCCTGCGTGCTGATCGGGCCCGAGCATGGCGGCAAGGATGGCCGTACGACGGCGCTACTGGGCAGTTCGGTTCCCTATCTTGAAGCACTCGGCCTTTGGGACGCGATTGCACGCAAAGGACAGGCCTTGCGCGTCATGCGGCTGATCGATGATACCGGCCGCCTGTTCAAGGCTCCGACAACGGAGTTTGACAGTAGCGAGATCGGACTGGAGGCATTCGGCTATAATATCGACAATAACCAGCTCGTTGCCTGTCTGCATGAGGCTGTTCGCGAGCTGGTGGAAGATGAACGCCTTTTTGAAGACAAACAGCTGGCCCGCTCGGTTCGCCTTGATGGAGATCATGCGGACGTGGAAATGGAAGACGGCTCGATCTGGCAGGCCCGTCTGGCCATCGCAGCCGACGGGCGCAATTCGATCGTGCGGCAAGCGGCTGGCATCGAGATGCGCAAATGGTCCTATCCGCAAACGGCGCTGGTGGTCAATCTGCATCACAAGAATGAAGCCCATCGCAATATCTCAACCGAATTTCACACCAAAACCGGTCCTTTTACGCTGGTGCCCTTCTGGGATGGTTACAGCTCCAGCCTTGTATGCGTCGTTACCGCCGAGGATGCGGAAAGGCTCAAGTCGCTGTGTCGGCTCGAGCTGGCGTTGGAGCTGGAACGGCGTGCCCATTCCATCTATGGCGCCTTTGATGTCATCAGTGATCCGCAAACCTTCCCGCTTGCGGGAATGGTGGCCAAGCAGTTCCATGGGCCTCGGGCGGCCTTCATTGCCGAAAGCGCCCATGCCTTTCCGCCGATCGGGGCGCAGGGGCTCAATCTCAGTCTGCGCGATATCGCGGCGCTTGCCGATATCATCAGGGAGGATGGTGTCAAGGATCCCGGCTCGCAGGAGGTGCTGGAAACCTATGGCCGCATGCGGCGCAGTGATGTCTGGTCGCGCACTGCCGGGGTTCACATGCTCAACATGTCGCTGATATCGGCGCTTCCTTTCGGTCAGGGTGCCCGGTCAGCCGGACTGGCTCTGGCCAATATGGTCCCTTCCCTGCGCAAGCTGATGATGAAGGCCGGTCTGGACGCACCGGGCAAGATCGGCTGGACTTCTCGTGTGATGAACAAAAAAGAGCGGGAAGCCCAAGGGTAA
- a CDS encoding DUF2182 domain-containing protein, with amino-acid sequence MSFLGSFFDTSSARDLQQQMARFRKEHPDLAAAEAKPRIALFLAIAVASLFAWFYLFAMVVDMAPDMDMRALGPGMSAFNAFNGFESLDPTTRAFIAAVCAPSAAIGHFGMPSQDAWGLQDLMIVFAMWVMMAIAMMLPTAAPILKSYASVQEAKGRKAGPFSVLLLTLGYLSIWVGFAFLATMLQWGLTEIQTMSPVMAPASMVFSASTLLLAGIYQFTPAKQACLLRCQLPFPYFNRRTKEGFFRSFAGSYVMGLEQGLFCTGCTWALMVVMFAVGVMNVIWMAILGFLMAIEKVVPNPWVTRGIGLFLIIWGLLVLSISPAGRTILGI; translated from the coding sequence ATGAGTTTTCTGGGAAGTTTTTTCGACACCAGCAGCGCAAGAGACCTGCAACAGCAAATGGCCCGCTTCCGCAAGGAACATCCCGACCTTGCCGCAGCCGAGGCAAAACCGCGCATTGCGCTGTTTCTGGCCATAGCTGTGGCCTCGCTTTTTGCCTGGTTCTATCTCTTTGCCATGGTGGTGGATATGGCACCGGACATGGACATGCGCGCGCTGGGGCCGGGCATGTCGGCCTTCAACGCCTTCAACGGTTTTGAAAGCCTTGATCCGACGACCCGCGCCTTCATCGCCGCCGTCTGTGCGCCTTCTGCCGCAATCGGCCATTTCGGCATGCCGAGTCAGGACGCATGGGGCTTGCAGGATCTGATGATCGTCTTTGCCATGTGGGTGATGATGGCCATTGCCATGATGTTGCCGACAGCAGCCCCGATCCTGAAAAGCTATGCGTCCGTTCAGGAAGCAAAGGGCAGGAAAGCGGGGCCATTCTCCGTCCTGCTTCTCACGCTTGGCTATCTGAGCATATGGGTAGGCTTTGCCTTTCTGGCCACCATGCTGCAATGGGGCCTGACAGAAATCCAGACCATGTCTCCGGTCATGGCTCCGGCCTCCATGGTCTTCTCCGCATCGACCCTTCTGCTGGCTGGCATCTATCAATTTACCCCGGCCAAGCAGGCCTGCCTGCTGCGCTGCCAGCTGCCATTCCCCTATTTCAATCGCCGCACCAAAGAGGGCTTCTTCCGCTCCTTCGCCGGCTCCTATGTCATGGGGCTGGAGCAGGGGCTATTCTGCACCGGCTGCACATGGGCGCTGATGGTGGTCATGTTCGCCGTCGGTGTGATGAATGTCATCTGGATGGCGATATTGGGATTTCTGATGGCAATCGAGAAGGTTGTTCCCAATCCGTGGGTTACCCGCGGCATTGGACTTTTCCTCATAATCTGGGGACTTCTGGTACTCTCCATCTCCCCGGCGGGGCGCACCATTCTCGGCATTTGA
- a CDS encoding CDP-alcohol phosphatidyltransferase family protein, with protein sequence MQKQTAFLVHLLTASGAAFALLATLAASNGDWTALFFWLLAAQFVDGIDGPIARKMKVIQVLPHWSGNSLDFVIDYATYVFIPAFAFMKADLMPMPYSLIAGAIIVVTGGLYFANDQMKCPSNAFRGFPAVWNGVLFYYFLFTPHPLVGFIIIILLAAGQFVPVEFVHPVRVKALRPLTLVIVAIWSVFACHVVFNNMVPTSIDQIALAVSGLYLFAIGPLLHFRRIRPTS encoded by the coding sequence ATGCAAAAACAAACCGCATTTCTAGTTCATCTGTTGACTGCTTCCGGAGCAGCTTTTGCCCTTCTGGCAACTCTTGCCGCTTCGAATGGCGACTGGACAGCGTTGTTCTTCTGGCTGCTGGCCGCTCAGTTCGTCGATGGTATCGACGGACCGATTGCGCGCAAGATGAAGGTTATTCAGGTTCTGCCACACTGGAGCGGCAACAGCCTCGATTTTGTCATCGATTATGCGACCTATGTCTTCATTCCCGCTTTCGCCTTCATGAAAGCGGATTTGATGCCGATGCCATATTCGCTGATCGCTGGTGCCATCATCGTGGTCACCGGCGGCTTGTATTTTGCCAATGACCAGATGAAATGCCCCTCGAATGCCTTTCGCGGCTTCCCGGCAGTCTGGAACGGGGTTCTGTTTTACTATTTCCTGTTCACGCCGCATCCTCTGGTCGGCTTCATCATCATCATCCTGCTCGCCGCAGGACAGTTTGTTCCGGTGGAGTTTGTCCATCCCGTGCGGGTCAAGGCCCTGCGTCCGCTGACGCTGGTCATTGTTGCCATCTGGTCTGTTTTTGCCTGCCATGTTGTATTTAATAATATGGTGCCTACATCCATTGATCAAATTGCCCTTGCGGTAAGCGGCTTATATCTGTTTGCCATTGGACCATTACTTCATTTCCGCAGGATCAGACCTACGAGCTAG
- a CDS encoding TerC family protein, whose protein sequence is MFPDLLDPTILASLLTLTAMEIVLGIDNVVFISVLVSKLPPHMGKRARAIGILLALVFRIALLFALSWLIGLTEPVFSLFEHAFSWRDIIMIAGGLFLIYKAMTEIHLELEFSHEEETKIRTGKAEYVFGAAILQIIVIDLVFSIDSIVTAIGMAEHIEVMIAAMVIAMIVMYAASGPISRFIEVHQTTKMLALSFLMLIGFALVGDGISLHIPRGYIYAMMGFAVLVEFLNIIALDARRRKKLAEMKKEQKA, encoded by the coding sequence ATGTTTCCTGATCTGCTAGACCCCACCATTCTGGCCAGCCTTCTGACGCTGACCGCCATGGAAATCGTTCTGGGCATCGACAATGTTGTCTTCATCTCGGTGCTTGTGAGCAAATTGCCCCCGCATATGGGCAAACGCGCTCGCGCCATCGGCATCCTGCTGGCCCTTGTCTTCCGCATTGCCCTGCTGTTTGCGCTTTCTTGGCTCATCGGCCTGACAGAGCCAGTCTTCTCGCTGTTCGAACATGCCTTTTCCTGGCGCGATATCATCATGATCGCGGGCGGCCTTTTCCTCATTTACAAGGCCATGACAGAGATCCATCTCGAGCTTGAATTCAGCCATGAAGAAGAAACCAAAATCCGCACCGGCAAGGCAGAATATGTTTTCGGCGCCGCGATCCTTCAGATCATCGTCATCGATCTAGTATTCTCCATCGACTCCATCGTAACCGCCATCGGCATGGCCGAACATATCGAAGTGATGATTGCCGCCATGGTGATCGCCATGATCGTCATGTATGCCGCCTCAGGCCCGATCTCCCGCTTCATCGAAGTGCATCAGACGACCAAGATGCTGGCGCTCAGCTTCCTGATGCTGATCGGCTTCGCGCTGGTTGGCGACGGCATCAGCCTGCATATTCCGCGTGGCTATATCTATGCCATGATGGGCTTTGCCGTGCTGGTCGAGTTTCTCAACATCATCGCACTGGATGCAAGACGCCGCAAAAAGCTGGCCGAGATGAAAAAGGAACAAAAGGCCTGA
- a CDS encoding LysR family transcriptional regulator encodes MDRARLLYSPALRYFAAVAEHGAIRAASRELNVASSAVNRQILWLEDSLGVPLFERVGRRLQLSPAGEILLRHVTHVLRDFEQTTSELDALRGLKRGIVRIASVESVATELLSDLAASFGKSYPDIQLRITVTHSDNIARQIIDSDADIGFCFDPPEEDLLAVNYSHAFEIGAVVNKDHPLANKQSCCFEDCLGFPIILPSRGLSLRTALDRLLAKTETEPSIFAEVSTLQMMRRLAARDLGVCFQTRIGLNDSLDHAELRFVPLTDEQLHYNTLSILTHQQRKLKLAPAMFLTHAQQFFNNRFP; translated from the coding sequence CTGGACCGCGCTCGTCTACTCTATTCTCCGGCTCTACGTTACTTTGCGGCGGTCGCCGAGCATGGTGCGATCCGCGCAGCCAGTCGCGAGCTCAATGTAGCCTCTTCGGCTGTCAACCGGCAGATCCTCTGGCTCGAAGACAGCCTCGGGGTGCCTCTGTTCGAGCGGGTAGGGCGTCGGCTTCAACTTTCTCCGGCCGGTGAAATCCTTCTGCGGCACGTAACCCATGTCTTGCGCGATTTCGAGCAGACAACATCAGAGCTGGACGCTCTGCGTGGCCTCAAGCGCGGCATCGTGCGCATCGCCAGCGTGGAGAGCGTGGCAACGGAGCTGCTTTCCGATCTTGCCGCTTCCTTCGGCAAAAGCTATCCGGATATCCAGCTGCGGATCACGGTCACCCATTCGGACAATATCGCCCGCCAGATCATCGATTCCGATGCCGATATCGGCTTCTGCTTCGATCCTCCTGAAGAGGACCTGCTTGCGGTCAATTACTCGCACGCCTTCGAGATCGGCGCCGTGGTCAACAAGGACCATCCTCTGGCCAACAAGCAGTCCTGCTGTTTTGAAGATTGTCTCGGCTTCCCGATCATTCTGCCCTCAAGGGGCCTTTCCCTGCGTACCGCTCTTGATCGGCTGCTGGCCAAGACGGAAACCGAACCCTCGATCTTTGCCGAAGTGAGCACCTTGCAGATGATGCGCCGGCTGGCAGCACGCGATCTTGGCGTCTGCTTCCAGACCCGCATTGGCCTTAACGACTCACTGGATCATGCCGAGCTGCGCTTTGTCCCGCTGACCGACGAGCAGCTTCATTACAATACCTTGTCGATCTTGACCCATCAGCAAAGGAAGCTGAAACTGGCACCTGCGATGTTCCTGACTCACGCCCAGCAATTCTTCAACAATCGCTTTCCCTGA
- a CDS encoding ABC transporter ATP-binding protein translates to MTSVPLLEAKGITKRFGTLLANDAVDLVVQPGEIHALLGENGAGKSTLVKILYGSLEPTAGQISWKGKQVRLKDPAEARKLGIGMVFQHFSLFDSMTVVENIALALPKGQKMAELSRQIEKVSNEYGLPLKADNLVADLSVGERQRIEIVRCLLQDPQLIIMDEPTSVLTPQEAELLFKTLLRLAGEGRSILYISHRLEEVQRICDTATILRHGKLVAQCTPSKETASSLASLMVGSSVKSVTREKVDLSDAKVRLRLDHLDLAATGPFSVALDDICLDLKGGEVVAIAGVAGNGQSELFDAISGERATLPEAVIIDDQKVGNKSITVRRKLGAAFVPEERLSHAVVPSLRLSENVLLTRHGSDTPSMMRKGVFIKRTKTGKVGQRIAENFDIRKGEPDPNAGSLSGGNLQKFVVGREIDRSPTILIVSQPTWGVDAGAAALIRQALIDLARKGTAVLVISQDLDEIFEIADRIAVINKGWLSDAKPVEEMTYERVGLLMGGIHGDTDGLTLSQTSPAATPEDGGSNAA, encoded by the coding sequence ATGACATCAGTTCCCCTTCTTGAAGCCAAGGGCATAACCAAAAGATTTGGCACACTGCTGGCCAACGACGCCGTGGATCTGGTTGTGCAACCGGGCGAAATTCACGCTCTTCTGGGCGAGAATGGCGCGGGAAAATCCACGCTCGTCAAGATCCTGTATGGCTCACTGGAACCAACTGCAGGCCAGATCAGTTGGAAGGGAAAACAGGTTCGTCTGAAAGACCCAGCCGAAGCCAGAAAGCTCGGCATCGGCATGGTTTTCCAGCATTTTTCCCTGTTTGACAGCATGACTGTCGTGGAGAATATCGCCCTTGCCTTGCCCAAGGGGCAAAAGATGGCCGAGCTTTCCAGACAGATCGAAAAGGTGAGCAACGAATATGGTCTGCCGCTCAAAGCGGATAATCTGGTTGCCGATCTCTCAGTCGGCGAACGCCAGCGCATCGAGATCGTCCGCTGCCTGTTGCAGGATCCCCAGCTCATCATCATGGATGAACCGACATCCGTTTTGACGCCACAAGAAGCCGAACTGCTGTTCAAGACCCTGCTGCGACTGGCAGGCGAGGGGCGCTCCATTCTCTATATCAGCCACCGTCTGGAAGAGGTACAGCGCATCTGCGATACGGCCACGATCCTGCGTCATGGCAAGCTGGTCGCCCAATGCACCCCTTCAAAGGAAACGGCCTCTTCGCTCGCCAGCCTTATGGTCGGCTCGAGCGTCAAGAGCGTCACACGCGAAAAGGTCGATCTGTCCGATGCAAAGGTCCGTTTGCGCCTCGATCACCTTGATCTTGCGGCAACCGGGCCATTCTCTGTCGCGCTGGACGATATCTGCCTTGATCTGAAGGGCGGGGAGGTCGTCGCCATTGCCGGTGTTGCGGGCAATGGACAATCGGAACTGTTCGATGCAATTTCTGGCGAGCGGGCAACGCTTCCCGAGGCTGTCATCATTGATGACCAGAAGGTCGGCAACAAGAGCATCACGGTGCGTCGCAAGCTTGGCGCGGCCTTCGTACCCGAAGAACGCCTCAGCCACGCGGTCGTACCATCCCTGCGCCTGTCAGAGAATGTCCTCTTGACCCGCCATGGCTCCGATACGCCATCCATGATGCGCAAGGGCGTATTCATCAAAAGAACCAAGACCGGCAAGGTCGGCCAGCGCATCGCCGAGAATTTTGATATTCGCAAGGGTGAGCCCGACCCCAATGCCGGTAGCCTTTCGGGTGGCAACCTGCAAAAATTCGTCGTTGGCCGCGAAATTGACCGCTCGCCCACCATTCTCATCGTCTCCCAGCCCACATGGGGCGTTGACGCCGGGGCCGCAGCCCTGATCCGTCAGGCGCTGATCGATCTGGCTCGCAAGGGCACCGCTGTTCTGGTCATTTCGCAGGATCTGGACGAGATCTTCGAGATTGCCGACCGGATCGCCGTCATCAACAAAGGCTGGCTGTCCGATGCCAAACCGGTTGAAGAGATGACCTATGAGCGGGTCGGCTTGCTCATGGGCGGTATCCATGGCGACACCGACGGACTGACCCTTTCACAAACATCCCCCGCAGCGACGCCAGAAGACGGAGGCTCCAATGCGGCTTGA
- a CDS encoding ABC transporter permease, which translates to MRLEMQKRGTPSQVMSLISPVLAIILTLITGAILFGLLGFNPGKALYVYFVEPLLDPWSLQELVVKASPLILIAVGLTICYRSNNWNIGAEGQFTVGAICGSVLPIMFPDFQNYAVFPIMLAMGAAGGALFAYIPAILKNRFATNEILTSLMLTYVALLFLDFLVRGPWKDPEGYNFPESRLFNSYAQAPSLFDGGRMHIGALFAVIAAILVFILFIRTLKGFEIKVIGETPRAGNFAGFSKEKMTVFAFIVSGALTGLAGILEVSGPIGQLRPTISPGYGFTAIIVAFLGRLNPIGAIFAGLLLALSYLGGEAAQVDLGISEKTAKAFQGILLFYVLACDTLIHYRIRIVWNNKISTKEVA; encoded by the coding sequence ATGCGGCTTGAAATGCAAAAGCGCGGCACGCCATCGCAGGTCATGTCGCTGATTTCGCCCGTTCTGGCGATCATCCTGACGCTGATCACCGGTGCCATCCTGTTCGGCCTGCTTGGCTTCAACCCCGGCAAGGCACTCTATGTCTATTTTGTCGAGCCGCTGCTTGACCCATGGAGCCTGCAGGAGCTGGTGGTCAAGGCTTCGCCGCTGATCCTGATCGCGGTCGGGCTGACCATCTGCTACCGTTCAAACAACTGGAATATTGGTGCCGAAGGCCAGTTCACCGTCGGCGCAATATGCGGATCGGTTCTGCCGATCATGTTCCCAGATTTCCAGAATTATGCCGTTTTCCCGATCATGCTGGCCATGGGAGCGGCTGGCGGCGCACTGTTTGCCTATATCCCGGCCATCCTGAAAAACCGTTTCGCAACCAATGAAATCCTGACCAGCCTGATGCTGACCTATGTCGCGCTGCTGTTTCTCGACTTTCTGGTTCGCGGTCCGTGGAAAGACCCCGAAGGCTATAATTTTCCCGAAAGCCGCCTGTTCAACAGCTATGCGCAGGCCCCGAGCCTGTTTGATGGCGGTCGCATGCATATCGGTGCGCTGTTTGCCGTTATCGCCGCGATTCTGGTCTTCATACTCTTCATCCGCACGCTGAAAGGCTTTGAAATCAAGGTCATTGGCGAAACCCCGAGGGCAGGGAACTTTGCCGGTTTCTCCAAGGAAAAGATGACGGTCTTCGCCTTCATTGTCTCCGGAGCCCTGACCGGCCTTGCGGGCATTCTTGAAGTATCAGGACCAATCGGCCAGCTCCGCCCGACCATTTCACCCGGCTATGGCTTTACCGCCATCATCGTGGCCTTTCTCGGTCGCCTCAATCCGATCGGCGCCATTTTCGCAGGTCTTCTGCTTGCCTTGTCCTATCTGGGCGGTGAGGCCGCACAGGTGGATCTCGGGATTTCCGAGAAAACGGCCAAGGCCTTCCAGGGCATTCTGCTTTTTTATGTTCTGGCCTGTGACACACTGATCCACTATCGCATTCGCATCGTGTGGAACAACAAGATAAGCACGAAAGAGGTCGCCTGA